A region of Nostoc sp. 'Peltigera membranacea cyanobiont' N6 DNA encodes the following proteins:
- the lepB gene encoding signal peptidase I: MQNQVPDNNSSQQPDNSWIAELGRTIVLSIILALGIRTFVAEARWIPSGSMEPTLHGTPNQWEADKIIVDKLKYKFADPQRGDIVVFSPTKELQKEQYQDAFIKRVIGLPGEQVQLRDGKVYINNKPLPETNYLSSGQTTVIDVCQSGPQPPFLARPQTIPTDSYLVLGDNRTNSYDGRCWGVVPRQNIIGRAVVRFWPLNHIGGIDKSPLYP, translated from the coding sequence ATGCAAAATCAAGTGCCTGATAACAACTCTAGTCAACAACCCGATAATTCCTGGATCGCAGAACTAGGTAGAACAATTGTATTGAGTATTATTCTAGCTCTGGGTATTCGTACCTTTGTTGCTGAAGCACGCTGGATTCCTTCTGGATCGATGGAACCGACTCTGCATGGTACGCCAAACCAGTGGGAAGCAGACAAAATCATTGTCGATAAATTGAAATATAAATTTGCTGACCCGCAGAGGGGAGATATTGTGGTATTTTCACCTACAAAAGAGTTGCAAAAAGAACAATACCAGGATGCTTTTATAAAACGGGTGATTGGCTTACCTGGAGAACAAGTACAACTTAGAGATGGCAAGGTCTATATTAATAATAAACCCCTACCAGAAACTAATTATCTCAGTTCTGGCCAGACCACTGTAATTGATGTTTGCCAATCAGGGCCACAGCCACCTTTTTTAGCAAGACCCCAGACTATACCAACCGATTCATACTTGGTTCTAGGTGATAATCGTACCAATAGTTACGATGGACGCTGTTGGGGTGTTGTCCCCCGCCAAAATATTATTGGACGGGCTGTAGTTCGCTTCTGGCCTCTAAATCACATTGGGGGAATAGACAAATCGCCACTATATCCATAA
- a CDS encoding MOSC domain-containing protein, whose amino-acid sequence MPYLAKILLYPVKSLDGVEVEKATVLASGALQHDRELAIFDEQGKFVNGKLHAKIHLLRVQFTLLNRTISLQIPGGDSQQIFHLDDNRQALEATLSDYFGFAVTLRQNSFMGFPDDTRSPGPTVVSTATLTEVASWFPGLSVDEIRRRMRANIEIDGVPAFWEDRLFSEQGDLVSFRVGDVDLFGVNPCQRCIVPTRDSYLGEAYPNFQKIFATQRQATLPNWVASSPFNHFYRLSVNTQLPPSSAGKILQIGDEVDILL is encoded by the coding sequence ATGCCTTACCTAGCTAAGATTTTACTGTATCCAGTAAAATCACTGGATGGTGTTGAAGTTGAAAAAGCTACAGTTCTTGCCAGTGGCGCACTACAGCATGACCGCGAGTTGGCTATTTTTGACGAACAGGGTAAGTTTGTCAATGGCAAACTTCATGCTAAAATCCATTTACTAAGGGTGCAATTTACACTCCTCAATAGAACTATCTCGTTACAAATTCCAGGCGGCGACTCACAACAAATTTTTCACCTGGATGATAACCGGCAAGCCTTAGAAGCAACTTTAAGTGATTATTTTGGGTTTGCTGTCACATTAAGACAAAACTCTTTTATGGGCTTTCCTGACGATACACGCTCACCAGGGCCAACGGTAGTTAGTACAGCAACGTTGACAGAAGTCGCTTCTTGGTTTCCCGGTTTAAGTGTAGATGAAATCCGCCGACGGATGCGTGCCAATATCGAGATTGATGGTGTACCAGCATTTTGGGAAGATCGGCTATTTAGCGAACAAGGTGATTTAGTCTCCTTTCGAGTAGGAGATGTAGATTTATTTGGGGTTAATCCATGCCAGCGTTGTATAGTCCCAACCCGCGATTCTTACTTAGGGGAAGCTTACCCAAACTTCCAAAAAATCTTTGCAACCCAGCGACAAGCAACTCTACCAAATTGGGTTGCTTCATCGCCTTTTAATCACTTTTACAGATTGAGTGTTAATACCCAATTACCCCCATCGTCAGCCGGAAAAATTTTACAAATCGGCGATGAAGTTGACATACTTCTATAA
- a CDS encoding patatin-like phospholipase family protein translates to MSFKILALDGGGIRGVIAARILQQVEKEIRNQGKGNFLHEYFDLITGTSTGSILAGGIAVGKQSDELIKLYTERGKDIFPPAIKNRYKNLPPIIKSIIDVFSAAKYSHDGITSVLKDAYKSTRIKDIEKPIILILAYDPLYRNTTFFTNCHPDLGDRWYDDCYLWEICTASASAPSFFPPYKLEPIDKEKFGDWEFPHIDGGVSANNPCLAALSLVMRISQSSISSTIKQKYKLDNLRLEDISILSIGTGQTGEPYQYKQISKWRGLDWVQNLTNIFMEPTSEIDSTICRQIMGGYDSKRYLRLQFDLNETFQPKPKETYKDPRIVLPPEDRKNRFTGEKVTEEIDNASAEIIQQLIDTTSAFIDRGLTYYTRDDSGSPIKKAIASFIRDN, encoded by the coding sequence ATGTCATTCAAAATTTTGGCTTTAGACGGTGGCGGTATTCGTGGAGTTATTGCAGCACGAATACTTCAACAAGTAGAAAAAGAAATTAGAAATCAGGGGAAAGGAAATTTTTTACATGAGTACTTTGACCTGATTACTGGTACTTCTACCGGTTCCATCTTAGCAGGAGGAATTGCTGTTGGAAAACAGAGTGATGAACTAATTAAACTGTATACAGAGCGGGGTAAAGATATATTTCCACCGGCTATAAAAAACCGCTACAAAAACTTACCACCCATCATAAAATCAATTATTGATGTGTTCTCAGCAGCTAAATATTCTCATGATGGAATTACTAGCGTCCTCAAAGACGCGTACAAATCCACAAGAATAAAGGATATTGAAAAACCGATTATTTTAATTCTTGCCTACGATCCGCTATATCGAAATACAACCTTTTTTACAAACTGTCATCCAGATTTAGGAGACAGATGGTACGATGACTGTTATTTATGGGAAATATGTACCGCTTCTGCCTCAGCCCCCAGTTTTTTCCCACCATATAAATTAGAACCTATAGATAAAGAAAAATTTGGGGATTGGGAATTTCCACACATTGATGGCGGAGTTTCTGCTAACAACCCTTGTCTTGCAGCTTTGAGTTTAGTGATGAGGATAAGTCAGTCTTCAATCTCTTCAACAATCAAGCAAAAATATAAATTGGATAATCTGCGATTAGAAGATATTTCTATCCTCTCTATTGGCACAGGTCAAACTGGTGAACCATATCAATATAAGCAAATAAGCAAATGGAGAGGCTTAGACTGGGTACAAAATCTGACTAATATCTTTATGGAACCTACATCTGAGATTGATAGTACGATTTGCCGACAAATCATGGGTGGATACGATTCTAAACGTTACTTACGCCTTCAGTTTGACTTAAATGAGACATTTCAACCCAAGCCAAAAGAAACTTATAAAGATCCTCGCATTGTATTACCTCCAGAAGATCGAAAAAACCGATTTACAGGCGAAAAAGTTACTGAAGAAATAGATAATGCTAGCGCGGAGATTATTCAGCAGTTAATAGATACTACCTCTGCATTTATCGACCGAGGTCTTACTTACTATACCAGAGACGACTCTGGTTCTCCGATCAAAAAGGCGATCGCTTCTTTTATTAGAGATAACTAG
- a CDS encoding ATP-binding protein has translation MLSKLRPVKSINRLVGKVYAKMPLRYVLIVPFILQIFGAVGLVGYLSYQNGHKAVRELATQLENEICDRIEQHLDSYLTTPKQINQINLDAIELGLLNLADFKTTGNYFWKQMQVFNVGYNSFANPKGEFIGIERLNNGKLLINEVSEKHGIGKLYIYNSDLKGNRRQLQQVKNYDPRLEAWYTDAVNAGKPVWSKIYQWEDKPEILSISSSYPVYNKNHQLVGVISVDLILSQISNFLANLNTERPGKTFILERSGLIVASSTEPPYTIINGQIKRRAALDSQNSLIRLSTQSLIERFGNLRFVAGKQQLSFNADGIRYFVQVKSWRDEPGLDWLIVAVIPEGEFMEQVNANTRIVILLCIVAFLVATRIGILTARWVIKPILQLNTSAKKIAQGEWEQTPEIKRSDELGELAKSFETMAKQLKTSFSVLEARNAQMQVLNEALCESQSRLTQFLEAIPVGVFIADAKGEPYYINQIGQQILGQEAMSNNEPLSIYAQVTTKKLSQVYQIYLAGTDRLYPSDRLPIARALLGESSRVDDIEIHHCDKIIPIEVLGEPIYDESGNLAFAIATFFDTTQRKHTEKLLAEYNRTLEAQVKKRTDEFQQVIEQLQTTQEELIQSQAIAAQEQQAAIREAARSAAANLAKSEFLANMSHELRTPLNAILGFTQVMSRDYSLSGEHQENLAIINRAGEHLLNLINDILEMSKIEAGRITLNLSSFDLIHLLKNLEEMLHLRAASRNLELVFEYPQDIPQYIETDENKLCQVLLNLLGNAIKFTDRGRVTLRVRLGAGDWGTEDKEERDNNSSFSPLSPTPRPFASSSQSLIFEVEDTGCGITSQEINLLFEAFEQTEIGRKCQQGTGLGLAISRKYVELMGGDITVSSMPGIGSTFVFDIQIALTCPREIPTNQIKYQILTLAPTERTYRILVVDDSQESRLLLVKILTSLGFEIREATDGAEAIANWESWQPHLIFMDMRMPVMDGYEATRIIKAREIGHREVNMLREFPKLYSYQEAIGAIGNDPSDPSTLRLPTALAPPSNISEIEQGCYNKHTIIIALTASAFEEERQKILSIGCDDFIRKPFTQEVLLEKLSQHLGVKYTNKIEKTNTAVVDRATQRFVSVAELLSHISQMSPEWLQKIHYAAASCSDELILELIKQIPPDNVQVFQVLRDLANNYQFEKIMELTKTNVE, from the coding sequence ATGTTATCCAAACTTCGGCCTGTCAAATCTATTAATCGCTTAGTTGGCAAAGTCTATGCCAAGATGCCTCTGAGGTATGTTCTGATTGTGCCCTTTATATTACAAATTTTTGGGGCGGTGGGACTTGTGGGCTATCTTTCGTATCAAAACGGACACAAAGCGGTCAGGGAGCTTGCTACTCAATTAGAAAATGAAATCTGCGATCGCATTGAACAACATCTTGATAGCTATTTAACAACTCCGAAGCAAATTAATCAAATCAACTTAGATGCAATTGAACTAGGTTTGCTCAACCTTGCGGACTTTAAAACTACCGGAAACTACTTTTGGAAACAAATGCAGGTTTTCAATGTTGGCTACAATAGCTTTGCCAATCCCAAAGGTGAGTTCATCGGTATTGAACGCCTAAATAATGGCAAGCTGTTGATTAACGAAGTTAGTGAAAAGCATGGTATAGGGAAACTTTATATTTACAATTCAGACCTGAAGGGGAATCGCCGCCAGCTTCAGCAAGTCAAAAATTACGATCCTCGTCTGGAAGCGTGGTATACAGATGCAGTCAATGCAGGTAAACCCGTCTGGAGTAAAATTTATCAATGGGAAGATAAACCAGAAATTTTATCTATATCTTCTAGCTATCCTGTTTACAATAAAAATCATCAACTTGTTGGGGTAATTAGTGTTGATTTGATCTTGTCACAAATCAGCAATTTTTTAGCCAACTTAAATACTGAAAGACCGGGTAAAACTTTTATTTTAGAACGTTCCGGGTTAATCGTAGCTTCTTCTACTGAGCCTCCATATACTATCATTAATGGTCAAATAAAGCGTCGAGCGGCATTAGACAGTCAAAATTCTTTGATTCGACTTTCAACCCAGTCTTTGATCGAACGCTTTGGCAATCTGAGATTTGTTGCGGGAAAGCAACAGCTAAGTTTTAACGCCGATGGAATCCGCTATTTTGTGCAGGTAAAAAGTTGGAGGGACGAACCGGGTTTAGATTGGCTAATCGTGGCGGTGATTCCCGAAGGCGAATTTATGGAGCAAGTTAATGCTAACACCCGAATCGTGATTTTGCTGTGCATAGTTGCTTTTTTGGTAGCTACAAGAATTGGGATTTTGACCGCTCGCTGGGTAATTAAGCCAATTTTACAATTAAACACATCAGCTAAGAAAATTGCTCAAGGAGAATGGGAGCAAACACCAGAAATAAAGCGCTCCGATGAACTGGGGGAACTAGCCAAGTCATTTGAAACGATGGCAAAGCAACTCAAAACATCTTTTAGTGTATTGGAAGCAAGAAATGCTCAGATGCAAGTCTTAAATGAGGCGCTATGTGAGAGTCAGAGTCGGTTAACTCAATTTTTAGAAGCCATACCAGTTGGTGTATTTATTGCAGATGCTAAAGGTGAACCTTATTACATAAATCAGATTGGGCAGCAAATTCTTGGTCAAGAAGCGATGTCTAATAACGAGCCACTAAGCATCTACGCACAAGTTACCACCAAAAAATTGTCACAGGTATATCAAATTTACCTTGCTGGGACAGATCGACTCTACCCCAGCGATCGCCTACCAATTGCGAGAGCATTACTTGGGGAAAGCAGCAGAGTGGATGATATAGAAATTCACCATTGTGACAAGATTATTCCCATTGAAGTTTTAGGAGAGCCAATCTATGATGAATCGGGGAATCTAGCTTTTGCGATCGCCACATTTTTTGACACCACCCAACGCAAACACACAGAAAAGTTATTAGCAGAATATAATCGCACCTTAGAAGCTCAGGTAAAAAAACGGACTGATGAGTTCCAGCAAGTTATTGAACAACTGCAAACTACCCAAGAAGAACTGATTCAATCGCAAGCAATCGCCGCGCAGGAACAACAAGCAGCTATTCGTGAAGCAGCACGAAGCGCCGCCGCCAACCTCGCTAAAAGTGAATTCCTCGCTAACATGAGCCACGAACTGCGTACCCCACTCAATGCAATTCTTGGTTTCACCCAAGTCATGAGCCGAGATTATTCGCTATCTGGCGAACATCAAGAAAACTTGGCAATTATTAATCGTGCTGGCGAACATCTACTTAACTTAATTAACGACATTCTCGAAATGTCCAAAATCGAAGCTGGCAGAATTACATTAAATCTTAGTAGCTTTGACTTAATTCATCTATTAAAGAACTTAGAAGAGATGTTGCACTTGCGGGCTGCATCTAGAAATTTAGAATTAGTATTTGAATATCCCCAAGACATTCCTCAGTACATAGAAACAGACGAAAATAAACTGTGTCAAGTCTTGCTCAACCTCTTAGGAAATGCCATCAAATTTACTGATAGGGGAAGGGTAACATTACGGGTGAGACTGGGGGCTGGAGACTGGGGAACTGAGGACAAAGAGGAAAGAGATAATAATTCTTCATTCTCCCCCTTATCACCTACTCCCCGCCCCTTTGCCTCTTCATCCCAATCCTTAATCTTCGAGGTAGAAGATACTGGTTGTGGTATTACCTCACAAGAAATTAACTTACTGTTTGAGGCTTTTGAGCAAACTGAAATCGGTAGAAAATGCCAGCAAGGGACGGGACTAGGTTTAGCGATTAGCCGTAAATATGTGGAACTGATGGGAGGAGATATTACTGTTAGCAGTATGCCTGGTATTGGTAGTACATTTGTTTTTGATATTCAGATTGCTTTAACTTGCCCCAGAGAAATCCCGACAAACCAAATTAAATATCAGATTCTCACTTTGGCACCGACTGAAAGAACATACCGGATCTTAGTCGTTGACGATTCTCAAGAAAGCCGTCTTTTATTAGTTAAAATTCTCACATCTCTAGGCTTTGAAATCAGAGAAGCTACAGATGGTGCTGAAGCGATCGCTAATTGGGAATCTTGGCAGCCACACTTGATTTTTATGGATATGCGAATGCCTGTCATGGACGGTTATGAAGCCACAAGAATAATTAAGGCTAGAGAAATAGGGCATAGGGAAGTTAATATGTTGCGGGAGTTTCCTAAGTTGTACTCCTATCAAGAAGCAATAGGTGCGATCGGAAACGATCCTTCCGATCCATCCACTTTGCGATTGCCAACAGCCCTAGCTCCCCCTTCCAACATCTCTGAGATAGAACAAGGTTGTTACAATAAACACACGATAATTATTGCTCTAACTGCTAGCGCCTTTGAGGAAGAGCGCCAAAAAATCTTATCCATTGGCTGCGACGATTTTATTCGCAAGCCATTCACACAGGAAGTATTATTGGAAAAACTGAGTCAACATTTGGGTGTAAAGTATACCAACAAAATAGAAAAAACCAACACAGCAGTCGTCGATCGAGCTACACAGAGATTTGTCAGTGTTGCTGAACTCCTCAGCCATATATCACAAATGTCACCTGAATGGCTACAAAAGATCCACTATGCCGCAGCCAGCTGTAGCGATGAACTGATTTTAGAGTTAATCAAGCAAATTCCACCAGACAATGTTCAGGTTTTCCAAGTTCTTAGGGATTTAGCAAATAACTACCAGTTTGAAAAAATCATGGAATTGACTAAAACAAACGTAGAATGA
- a CDS encoding two-component system response regulator: MNYEHLDPDKKDILIVDDMADNLRVLSSILTREGYNVRKALNWQMALTATQTVLPDLILLDIMMPEVDGYEICQTFKAWELTADIPVIFISALDDVFDKVKAFKVGGVDYITKPFEFQEVLVRVQNQLALRSARLEILKLNVELEHRVKERTGELEKALQKLQQEINSRQKLQSQLLDIALHDSLTGLPNRVLFIRRLENALNRAKQESSYQFALLFLDCDRFKVINDSLGHLVGDELLIAIARRLQACLIPIDTIARLGGDEFGILLENITDINIAIQVAEQILQQLSLAFNLSRYEVFMNASIGISWGNKDYERPEYLLRDADTAMYRAKAQGRGKYHVFNPAMHREAIQLLELENDLRRAVERQEFLVYYQPIVSLNTGRISGFEALVRWQHPTRGLVSPIEFIPVAEETGLINAINSWVLQSACHQLSIWQHHPVTPEPLTMSVNLSARLFSQPNLVEQIDRMIYENKINPAYLELEITESVIMENTNAIKIILQQLKHRKIKLIMDDFGTGYSSLSYLHSFPFNALKIDKSFVKRMQDNQENMGLVPAMIGIANSMGMNAIAEGVETQEQLAQLRSLNCNFAQGYLFSQPIEQQSVLKLLATAPQW, translated from the coding sequence ATGAATTACGAGCATTTAGACCCTGATAAAAAAGATATTTTGATTGTTGACGATATGGCGGACAACCTCCGGGTTTTGTCCTCAATATTGACAAGGGAAGGGTATAACGTTCGTAAAGCCTTGAACTGGCAAATGGCGCTGACCGCAACTCAAACAGTATTACCGGATTTGATTCTACTCGATATTATGATGCCAGAAGTAGATGGCTATGAAATTTGTCAGACCTTTAAAGCTTGGGAGCTAACAGCAGATATCCCGGTGATTTTTATTAGTGCTTTAGATGATGTTTTTGACAAAGTTAAAGCCTTTAAGGTAGGTGGTGTAGACTATATTACCAAACCTTTTGAGTTTCAAGAAGTTTTAGTGCGCGTGCAAAATCAACTGGCATTGAGATCGGCGCGATTAGAAATATTAAAACTAAACGTCGAATTGGAACATCGCGTAAAAGAGCGAACAGGGGAGTTAGAAAAAGCTCTCCAAAAACTCCAACAAGAAATCAATTCTCGGCAAAAATTGCAAAGTCAACTTCTAGATATAGCGCTGCATGATTCCCTGACTGGATTACCAAACCGAGTTTTGTTTATCAGGCGACTAGAAAATGCTCTAAATCGTGCCAAGCAAGAATCTAGTTATCAGTTTGCGCTACTATTTTTAGACTGCGATCGCTTCAAAGTTATCAATGATTCTCTTGGTCATTTGGTGGGGGATGAATTGCTGATAGCGATCGCTCGTCGCCTACAAGCATGTCTGATCCCTATTGATACTATAGCAAGATTAGGCGGTGACGAATTTGGAATCCTCCTAGAAAATATCACAGATATTAATATAGCAATCCAAGTTGCCGAACAGATTCTGCAACAGCTATCACTTGCTTTTAACCTGTCAAGATATGAAGTATTCATGAATGCCAGTATTGGTATTAGTTGGGGCAATAAAGATTATGAGCGCCCAGAGTACTTGCTGCGAGATGCTGATACGGCAATGTATCGAGCCAAGGCTCAAGGAAGAGGCAAATATCACGTTTTTAATCCAGCGATGCATCGGGAAGCAATTCAGCTTTTAGAGTTAGAAAATGACCTGCGAAGGGCTGTGGAAAGGCAAGAATTTCTCGTTTATTATCAGCCAATTGTTTCTCTGAATACAGGGAGAATTTCTGGATTTGAAGCCTTGGTGCGGTGGCAACATCCGACTCGCGGTCTAGTTTCTCCTATAGAGTTTATTCCGGTAGCAGAAGAAACAGGTTTAATTAATGCAATTAATAGTTGGGTATTACAGTCAGCTTGTCATCAACTCAGCATTTGGCAACATCATCCAGTCACACCAGAACCTCTAACTATGAGTGTCAATTTGAGTGCTAGATTATTTTCACAGCCCAATTTAGTAGAACAGATTGACCGGATGATTTATGAAAATAAAATAAATCCTGCATATTTAGAATTAGAAATTACAGAAAGCGTAATTATGGAGAATACTAATGCAATTAAAATAATTCTTCAACAATTAAAACATCGAAAAATTAAGCTGATTATGGATGACTTTGGTACAGGATATTCCTCTTTAAGTTACCTACACAGCTTTCCTTTTAATGCACTCAAGATTGACAAATCTTTCGTCAAACGGATGCAGGATAATCAAGAAAATATGGGGTTAGTACCAGCAATGATTGGCATTGCCAACTCAATGGGGATGAATGCGATCGCTGAAGGTGTGGAAACACAAGAACAGCTAGCTCAATTGAGAAGTCTAAACTGTAATTTTGCTCAAGGATATCTATTTTCTCAACCCATAGAACAACAATCGGTTCTTAAGTTGCTTGCCACAGCACCTCAATGGTAG
- a CDS encoding dihydroorotase gives MSSPKILLIRRARIVLPNGELMIGDVLTRDRQIVEVAPEISQTPLATEIDAEGLTLLPGVIDPQVHFREPGLEHKEDLFTASCACAKGGVTTFLEMPNTRPLTTTQQTLDDKLDRASQKCVVNYGFFIGATAENLPDLLLAKPTPGIKIFMGSMHGQLLVDGETALEAIFAKGVSEDPAKQARLIAVHAEDQARINQRRQEFANIHNPAVHSQIQDNQAAMLATQLALKLSQKYQRRLHILHMSTAEEADLLRQEKPSWVTAEVTPQHLLLNTSAYEKIGTLAQMNPPLRSPHDNEVLWQALRDGVIDFIATDHAPHTLEEKAQEYPNSPSGMPGVETSLALMLTAAMEGKCTVAQVVNWMSKNVAVGYGIPNKGAIAPGYDADLVLVDLNTYRPVRREELLTKCRWSPFEGWNLTGWATTTIVGGEIVYDKGQVNTEVRGQALTFL, from the coding sequence ATGTCATCTCCAAAAATTTTACTGATCCGCCGCGCTCGCATAGTCTTACCTAATGGTGAACTGATGATTGGGGATGTGTTGACGCGCGATCGCCAAATAGTCGAAGTTGCGCCAGAAATCTCCCAAACACCACTAGCCACTGAAATTGACGCAGAAGGGTTAACTTTGTTGCCGGGAGTTATCGATCCGCAGGTACATTTTCGGGAACCTGGACTAGAACACAAGGAAGATTTATTCACTGCCAGTTGTGCATGTGCTAAAGGTGGAGTCACAACATTTTTAGAAATGCCCAATACGCGCCCCCTGACGACGACACAGCAGACTTTAGACGACAAGCTAGACCGAGCCTCACAAAAGTGCGTGGTTAATTATGGCTTTTTTATTGGAGCAACAGCAGAGAATCTCCCAGATTTGCTTTTGGCAAAGCCAACACCAGGAATTAAGATTTTCATGGGGTCGATGCACGGTCAGTTGCTGGTTGATGGCGAAACAGCATTGGAGGCGATATTTGCGAAAGGCGTTAGCGAAGATCCTGCAAAGCAGGCTCGCTTGATTGCCGTTCATGCCGAAGATCAAGCTAGAATCAATCAACGCCGCCAAGAATTTGCCAACATCCACAACCCAGCCGTTCACTCGCAAATTCAAGATAATCAAGCGGCAATGCTAGCAACCCAACTGGCATTAAAACTTTCGCAAAAATATCAACGTCGTCTGCATATTCTCCACATGTCAACAGCCGAAGAAGCAGATTTGCTGCGTCAGGAGAAACCTAGTTGGGTGACAGCAGAGGTAACACCACAGCATTTGTTGTTGAACACCAGTGCTTATGAAAAGATTGGTACCTTAGCACAGATGAATCCACCTTTGCGATCGCCCCACGATAACGAAGTCCTTTGGCAAGCTTTGCGCGATGGCGTGATTGATTTCATCGCTACAGATCACGCGCCGCACACCTTAGAAGAAAAAGCTCAAGAATACCCCAATAGTCCTTCGGGAATGCCTGGGGTGGAAACTTCCCTAGCGTTGATGCTAACTGCGGCGATGGAGGGAAAGTGTACTGTTGCCCAAGTTGTGAACTGGATGTCTAAGAATGTAGCTGTAGGTTATGGTATTCCCAATAAAGGAGCGATCGCACCTGGTTACGATGCCGATTTAGTGCTTGTAGATTTAAACACATACCGTCCAGTCCGGCGCGAGGAGCTTTTAACCAAATGCCGTTGGAGTCCCTTTGAAGGCTGGAACCTTACTGGCTGGGCTACAACAACTATTGTCGGGGGTGAAATAGTTTATGACAAAGGTCAGGTCAATACAGAAGTGCGTGGTCAAGCTTTAACTTTCTTATAG